AATTGAGTGCATGCCCGGCGACAAACGGCAGTTTGCGCCCGGCGCATATATTCACCACGCCCAGATCGCTCGCTTCCAGCAGGAAGTCACCGTTATCGACATAGCGCTTAAGCTCGTTAAGCTCCGACGAAGCCTGCACCAGCGCGAGCGTGGAGATAACCACCTGTTTGCCGCTACCGGCAAGCTGTTTCGCCATCTCCAGCCAGTCGCCCACTTTTGTGGCGCGACGCTTGCTGCACACCGCTTCGCCAAGATAAATCACATCGGCGCTGCTGTTTGCCGCTTGCAGGTAAAAATCTTCCAGCGTCTCTTTTGGCCAGTAGTAAAGCACCGGCCCTAATGAATATTTCATCTTCTACCTACTGCCATTTGCGGTGATACGCGCCGAGGGTGGTTTGTGTGCCTTCTGACATTGCGCCGAGGGTCTCCATCCACGCCGATTGCGGGACAAAATCCTGCGGTGACGCCATGCAGCGATCGATTGCCTGACGCCACACTTTTGCTACCTGGCTTACATAGGCCGGGCTGCGCTGACGTCCTTCGATTTTCACTGAAGCGATATTTGCCGCCAGCAATTCCGGCAACAGTTCCAGCGTATTCAGGCTGGTGGGCTCTTCCAGCGCGTGATAACGCTCGCCGTCAACCAGATAGCGCCCTTTGCACAGCGTCGGGTATCCGGCATTTTCACCATCCTGATAACGGTCAATCAGCACATCATTCAGGCGTGACTCCAGCCCCTGCGGGGTTTGCTGCCAGCGTACAAAACGCGCCGGTGAGCAGGCTCCCACGGTATTCGGCGATTCCCCGGTCAGGTAAGAGGAGAGGTAACAACGCCCTTCGGCCATGATGCACAGGCTGCCGAAGGCGAACACTTCCAGCGGTACCGGCGTGACGCGGGCAAGTTGTTTGACCTGATGAATCGACAGCACGCGCGGTAACACCACGCGGGCGACGTCAAAATGTCGATGATAAAAGCGGATCGCTTCTTCATTGGTCGCAGAAGCCTGCACGGAAACGTGGCGCTCAATATGCGGGTAACGTTCGGCGGCATACTCCA
The nucleotide sequence above comes from Kosakonia sp. H02. Encoded proteins:
- a CDS encoding peptidase U32 family protein, encoding MELLCPAGNLPALKAAIENGADAVYIGLKDDTNARHFAGLNFTEKKLQEAVNFVHQHRRKLHIAINTFAHPDGYQRWERAVDMAAQIGADALILADLAMLEYAAERYPHIERHVSVQASATNEEAIRFYHRHFDVARVVLPRVLSIHQVKQLARVTPVPLEVFAFGSLCIMAEGRCYLSSYLTGESPNTVGACSPARFVRWQQTPQGLESRLNDVLIDRYQDGENAGYPTLCKGRYLVDGERYHALEEPTSLNTLELLPELLAANIASVKIEGRQRSPAYVSQVAKVWRQAIDRCMASPQDFVPQSAWMETLGAMSEGTQTTLGAYHRKWQ